The following coding sequences lie in one Maribacter forsetii DSM 18668 genomic window:
- the purD gene encoding phosphoribosylamine--glycine ligase: protein MNILILGSGGREHTFAWKLAQSKKLSKLFVAPGNAGTEKIATNVPIGVNDFEAIKELVLKENIQLVMVGPEDPLVNGIHDIFLNDKELKNVAVIGPEKLAATLEGSKEFAKEFMMRHQIPTAQYKSFTAETVEDGFKFLEELNPPFVLKADGLAAGKGVVILNDLNEAKVELKSMLVDKKFGAASTTVVIEEFLDGIELSVFVLTDGDSYKVLPTAKDYKRIGEGDTGLNTGGMGAISPVPFANKDFMDKIEQRIVKPTVEGLKKDNMPYKGFIFIGLIKVGEDPKVIEYNVRMGDPETEVVLPRIQNDMVELLKAVADQKLSEVDLKLDERTATTVMTVSGGYPGSYEKGKEITGIDAISESLVFHAGTTLKEGKVVTNGGRVMAITSFGTDFKSALSKSYKNVEKLSFEGMNYRKDLGFDL, encoded by the coding sequence ATGAATATTTTAATTTTAGGATCAGGTGGTCGTGAGCATACTTTTGCTTGGAAATTGGCACAAAGTAAAAAACTTTCTAAACTATTTGTTGCACCGGGAAATGCCGGTACTGAGAAAATTGCCACTAATGTACCAATTGGTGTAAATGATTTTGAAGCTATTAAAGAATTGGTTTTAAAGGAGAATATTCAACTTGTTATGGTAGGTCCTGAAGATCCTTTGGTAAACGGAATTCATGATATTTTTCTTAACGATAAAGAATTAAAAAATGTTGCAGTTATCGGTCCTGAAAAATTAGCTGCTACTCTTGAAGGTAGTAAAGAGTTTGCGAAGGAGTTTATGATGCGTCATCAAATTCCTACCGCTCAGTATAAAAGTTTTACTGCAGAAACTGTTGAAGATGGATTTAAGTTTTTAGAAGAACTGAATCCACCATTCGTTTTAAAAGCTGACGGGTTGGCTGCTGGTAAAGGTGTAGTTATTCTCAATGACTTAAACGAAGCCAAGGTTGAACTAAAATCAATGTTGGTTGATAAAAAATTTGGTGCTGCTAGTACAACAGTTGTCATTGAAGAGTTTCTTGATGGTATTGAATTAAGCGTTTTTGTACTAACGGATGGTGATAGCTATAAGGTTCTACCCACTGCTAAAGACTATAAAAGAATAGGTGAGGGTGATACCGGACTCAATACTGGTGGTATGGGGGCTATTTCTCCGGTTCCTTTCGCGAATAAGGACTTTATGGATAAGATTGAGCAGCGAATTGTAAAACCTACCGTAGAAGGGCTTAAAAAGGATAATATGCCTTATAAAGGTTTTATTTTTATCGGACTTATAAAAGTTGGTGAAGATCCTAAGGTTATTGAATATAACGTTAGAATGGGCGATCCGGAAACTGAAGTGGTTTTACCACGTATACAAAACGATATGGTAGAATTGTTAAAAGCGGTTGCTGATCAAAAACTATCAGAGGTTGATTTAAAGCTAGATGAAAGAACAGCAACAACCGTTATGACAGTATCCGGTGGATATCCTGGTTCTTACGAGAAAGGAAAAGAAATTACAGGTATAGATGCTATTAGCGAATCTTTAGTATTTCACGCTGGTACTACGCTTAAAGAGGGTAAAGTAGTTACTAACGGTGGTAGAGTAATGGCAATTACTTCCTTCGGTACTGATTTTAAATCGGCACTGTCAAAATCGTATAAAAATGTAGAGAAGCTTTCCTTTGAAGGAATGAACTATAGAAAAGATCTAGGTTTCGATCTTTAA
- a CDS encoding DUF6341 family protein, which produces MKSFFEGIADLFVNVLFAPLDFLRFTDSWALSNILNWIFMLIGSVAFVYWMLELKKYNDEGEEDTSSTSHSYL; this is translated from the coding sequence ATGAAATCATTTTTTGAAGGTATCGCAGATTTGTTCGTAAATGTACTATTTGCACCGTTAGATTTTTTACGTTTTACAGATAGCTGGGCATTGTCAAATATCTTAAACTGGATATTTATGTTAATAGGTTCAGTAGCATTTGTGTATTGGATGCTTGAGTTAAAGAAATACAATGATGAAGGAGAAGAAGATACATCAAGTACTTCTCACTCTTACTTATAA
- a CDS encoding DUF6427 family protein produces MSNVEIAPSIGILTILLFSVFVVDFVVKRNKLTGTNSFAILFFTLLFVVFPETLGDNNAIFTSFFLLLAMRRLLSIKSLKNIKLKIFDAGLWICISSVFYEWALLYLLLVFAAIYIYDPKNIRNWLVLLSVGFCFFMILYGILVLLDKPNFILDHYDFAIDYDAIFPIKLWTSLKMTLYALLNMALAFSAFVNLSKSGVGKVITLRLIAFSFVIGLVVNILVTSDNNNAVMITFFPSVVFIVNYLQSIKKPKFLELILIASIMVPIIVFVTKL; encoded by the coding sequence ATGAGCAATGTAGAAATTGCCCCGTCAATCGGTATTTTAACGATTCTTCTTTTTAGTGTTTTCGTTGTTGACTTTGTGGTTAAACGTAATAAACTCACGGGTACCAATTCATTTGCTATTTTGTTTTTTACGCTATTATTTGTTGTATTTCCAGAGACCTTGGGTGACAATAATGCAATTTTTACTAGCTTTTTTCTGCTTTTGGCCATGAGACGTCTTTTAAGTATCAAGTCTCTGAAAAATATAAAACTTAAAATTTTCGATGCCGGACTTTGGATTTGTATTTCAAGTGTATTTTATGAATGGGCTCTGTTATACTTATTGTTAGTTTTTGCAGCTATTTATATTTATGACCCAAAAAATATAAGAAACTGGCTGGTTTTATTATCTGTAGGATTCTGTTTTTTTATGATACTCTACGGTATTTTAGTGTTGCTGGATAAACCAAATTTTATTCTAGATCATTACGATTTTGCTATTGATTATGACGCTATATTTCCAATAAAATTGTGGACTAGTTTAAAAATGACCCTATATGCACTCTTGAATATGGCATTAGCATTTTCGGCATTTGTTAACCTAAGTAAATCTGGTGTTGGTAAAGTTATAACGCTGCGTTTAATTGCATTTTCTTTTGTCATTGGTTTAGTCGTTAACATTCTTGTTACTTCGGATAATAACAACGCGGTTATGATTACCTTTTTTCCTTCTGTGGTTTTTATAGTTAATTATTTACAATCCATTAAAAAACCAAAATTTTTAGAGCTGATACTAATAGCAAGTATTATGGTGCCTATCATAGTTTTTGTAACAAAACTATAG